In one window of Paraflavitalea soli DNA:
- a CDS encoding LLM class flavin-dependent oxidoreductase, translated as MSLQLSVLDQTPIRRGGTAVESLQESIQLARLADKLGYTRYWLSEHHNSATLAMAAPEILIARLAGETNYIRFGSGGIMLPNHSALKVAENFRLLEALYPNRIDLGLGRAPGGDRISAQLLNPSNTFDPQEYIRQIRDLQNFLTDTPAEGNAQGKVKAIPIVDTAPELWMLTSSGESGYLAAHAGMALSYAQFINPIGGAAAVASYRQRFRPSAQLSAPQANVGIFAFCSESERKVQEVQAVMDYRLLSFEKGQYNEMPTYEIAKAYNYTPGEWQRVLFNRGRMVIGTPDVVKEKITALTNEFDVEEVVIATFAEQAEDRFRSYELFSEVFELAERQTRQFA; from the coding sequence ATGTCTTTGCAATTAAGCGTTTTAGATCAAACCCCCATTCGCCGCGGTGGTACTGCGGTAGAGTCCTTGCAGGAATCCATTCAATTGGCACGCCTGGCAGACAAACTTGGGTATACCCGGTATTGGTTGTCCGAACACCACAATTCCGCCACCCTGGCCATGGCCGCTCCTGAAATACTCATCGCGCGCCTGGCAGGCGAAACCAATTATATCCGTTTTGGCTCCGGCGGCATCATGTTGCCCAACCACAGCGCTTTAAAAGTGGCGGAGAATTTCCGGCTGCTTGAAGCACTCTATCCCAACCGCATCGATCTCGGATTGGGCCGTGCTCCGGGTGGAGATCGCATCTCCGCTCAATTGCTCAACCCTTCCAATACATTCGATCCGCAGGAATATATCCGGCAGATCAGGGACCTGCAAAACTTCCTCACCGATACACCCGCTGAAGGAAATGCCCAGGGCAAGGTAAAGGCCATCCCGATTGTAGATACAGCGCCCGAATTGTGGATGCTGACCTCCAGCGGCGAAAGTGGTTACCTCGCAGCACATGCAGGTATGGCTTTATCCTACGCACAGTTCATCAATCCCATTGGCGGCGCCGCAGCCGTGGCCAGTTACAGACAGCGTTTCCGCCCCTCCGCACAACTGTCTGCCCCGCAGGCCAACGTGGGTATTTTTGCCTTTTGCTCCGAGAGTGAACGCAAAGTGCAGGAAGTACAGGCTGTGATGGATTATCGCCTGCTGAGTTTTGAAAAAGGCCAGTACAATGAAATGCCTACGTATGAAATAGCAAAGGCCTACAACTATACTCCGGGCGAATGGCAACGGGTATTGTTCAACCGGGGTCGCATGGTGATCGGGACACCTGATGTGGTAAAGGAAAAAATTACAGCCCTGACCAATGAGTTTGATGTAGAGGAGGTCGTAATAGCCACTTTTGCTGAGCAGGCTGAAGACAGGTTCCGCAGTTATGAATTATTCTCGGAGGTATTTGAACTGGCGGAAAGACAAACCCGGCAGTTTGCCTGA
- a CDS encoding DUF3820 family protein, translating to MESLQPNPELLLSLVTMKMPFGKYKDTLLCNLPVSYLEWFQRKGFPKGKLGMLLQTMYEIQMNGLAYLLEPLKKK from the coding sequence ATGGAATCGCTGCAACCCAATCCTGAATTGCTTCTCAGCCTGGTAACGATGAAAATGCCTTTTGGTAAATACAAAGACACCCTGCTTTGCAATCTCCCCGTATCTTACCTCGAATGGTTTCAGCGCAAAGGATTTCCCAAAGGAAAGTTGGGCATGTTATTGCAAACGATGTACGAAATACAGATGAACGGCCTTGCATACTTGCTGGAGCCCTTGAAGAAGAAATAA
- a CDS encoding CsbD family protein: MENNKLTLHAPWEEVKEKIKERVIGLTDEDLAYEEGHEDALLDRLARKMNRSTEEVKQFIESISFNKDIAS, translated from the coding sequence ATGGAAAACAACAAACTTACCTTACACGCTCCCTGGGAGGAAGTAAAGGAAAAGATCAAGGAAAGAGTTATCGGGCTTACCGATGAGGACCTCGCCTATGAAGAAGGGCATGAAGATGCTTTATTGGATCGGTTGGCGAGAAAGATGAATAGAAGTACAGAAGAAGTGAAACAGTTCATAGAAAGTATTTCTTTCAATAAGGATATTGCGTCTTAA